From a single Eisenibacter elegans DSM 3317 genomic region:
- a CDS encoding hybrid sensor histidine kinase/response regulator, whose protein sequence is MIKKQVILCVDDEKLILDSLKKQLKRYFEELFLIEIAESAEEALALFDELRQEGHDIPLVITDFTMPGMRGDELLRRIHQYSPNTLNILLTGQATVEGVRNIINQAGLFMYLVKPWSAEELVSTVNQGLKIYQQGIRIEQQNKELAELNASLERKVQQRTEELEHKNRALQELNHEKDLLMSIVAHDLKAPLNKVKGVLELIKLAGHLNEDQQQYMRLAGQTIERGYHLIRDLLDINAYEHQGSEPDCQDVALVSLLEEQLVFFEAEATQKNITLQRDFPPQTTVVCTDGDFVVRILNNLLSNALKFSYPHTTVMISLKLKANRFELTIKDQGQGFSDEDKRLLFKKFQRLSARPTQGEGSTGLGLAIIKTLVDKLGGTIDLQSQQGQGTTFVVSLPNGLRRV, encoded by the coding sequence ATGATAAAAAAACAAGTGATACTCTGTGTCGATGATGAAAAGCTCATCTTAGACAGTCTCAAAAAACAACTCAAACGCTATTTTGAGGAACTTTTTTTGATTGAAATAGCCGAAAGCGCTGAAGAAGCGCTGGCACTTTTTGATGAATTGCGCCAAGAAGGACACGATATCCCGCTCGTTATCACAGATTTTACTATGCCCGGAATGCGCGGCGACGAGCTGCTGCGGCGTATCCATCAATATTCGCCCAATACCCTCAATATCTTGTTGACAGGGCAGGCTACCGTCGAGGGGGTGCGCAATATCATCAACCAAGCAGGGTTGTTCATGTACTTGGTCAAACCTTGGAGCGCAGAGGAGCTGGTCAGCACGGTCAATCAAGGGTTGAAAATTTACCAACAGGGCATCCGAATAGAACAACAAAACAAAGAATTGGCCGAACTCAATGCCTCGCTGGAGCGCAAGGTACAGCAACGAACAGAAGAGCTCGAACACAAAAATAGGGCCTTGCAAGAGTTAAATCACGAGAAAGACCTGCTGATGAGTATCGTGGCACACGATCTCAAAGCCCCACTCAACAAAGTCAAAGGAGTGTTGGAGCTAATCAAGCTGGCAGGCCACCTAAACGAAGACCAACAACAGTATATGCGCCTTGCCGGCCAAACCATAGAGCGAGGCTATCACCTTATCCGTGATTTGTTGGATATCAATGCGTACGAACACCAAGGCTCCGAACCTGATTGCCAAGACGTGGCGCTGGTCAGTTTGTTAGAAGAGCAATTGGTGTTTTTTGAAGCCGAAGCCACACAAAAAAATATCACCCTCCAACGTGATTTTCCACCCCAAACCACTGTAGTTTGTACAGATGGTGATTTTGTGGTAAGGATTTTGAATAACCTCCTCTCAAATGCGCTTAAGTTTTCTTACCCCCATACGACTGTAATGATAAGTCTCAAGCTCAAGGCAAATCGGTTTGAGCTAACAATCAAAGACCAAGGGCAGGGCTTTAGCGATGAAGACAAGCGGCTTTTGTTCAAAAAATTCCAACGCCTCAGCGCCCGCCCTACTCAAGGCGAAGGCTCTACGGGCTTGGGCTTGGCGATTATCAAAACCTTGGTAGAC